The Tenebrio molitor chromosome 2, icTenMoli1.1, whole genome shotgun sequence DNA segment GGAAATGCAGCTCTTGTAAGCCGAAGCGTTGTCCCGATGGAACAGCATACTTCGTCTCAGCTTTCCCCCATCTTTTTCATGTCGATAGCATCGAGTTCtttggaaattaatttagtATGATACCCTCTGTTATAATCTGTCCATAATTTTCCCTTTTTAATTGAGAACACAAAACTTACGAAGAGCTGGTAAGCTTCTGTCTCCAATTAGCACGTTAATGCTTCAGATGTCAGTTGTCAAATACGCTTGTGTTAACATTTTCCATCGTTTTAAAACTTAAATTATTATGGAAAAATTGTCTACGCATGtatgaattaataaattttacaattttcatcAACTCATACAAGGCTTCTCGGTAGCAACACATAACACGAGGAGATACAAGCTAAGTCTGTGGAGGTCTAATCCTCAGGATTTGTGCTCGATTTTATACTTCACTCATGTCCATGTCAAGTTTCACGTTATTTGTTCctcaataaaaaaagttcGTTGCTTAGTCAACTTTCTTATTCCCCATCTTAAAAAACTGTcacctttttttaaattgtagatgGCATTTTCTTCGCTCTACGAAGAAAAATGTGCTTTTACCAGGGACTACAACCTTATTAAAAACGAACTCCAAAACATTGACGACTATGACAAAACTTGCATTGAAACTGCACTTCACGGAGTCAATCAAATGGTATTGAGCGAATGGGGAAATAATACCGCCTGCCAGGTAAAGTTTACGTGTTGTTATTTTTGCCAGACAGGTATTTGCGAATGTgatcttttctaaatttaaaattcttcgaGAAAGGCATTCCAGAAATCTGACACTCGGATATTTTTAGATAATCCTGATCACCGACGGAAGCACCGGTTTAGGACCCATGTCTTTAAAAGAATCTTTTGCTACCATTAATCAGCGATCGGCAACAAATCCGTTTCCGGTACCGTTTTCGTTTCCCGCAAAACTCCACATCGTTTGTGTTGCACCTCCAACCGACCCAAATTTGGTAAAATGTactttgattttgtttttccaattgAATAGTCTTTTACCgattcatttataatttcagctaAACCTTTGTATCAAAGACTCGTCGATCTGACAGGATACGATGGTTCCATTTCTGTACCTGACAACCCGTTAAACGAAACTACTGTTGTTAACATGTTTCAAAGACTGGCCGAAGAGATGTACACTTCGTTCAAAGGGACCCTAAAGTGCGGCAATTTGGAATCTAAAGTCATTTTATCCCCAGCACCGGTCGTAAGTAGCAAATTGAAAGGAAAACCTCATCAGTCATGACATGTTTTGACTATTTCAGCCATACACCAAGATCACAGACTTCGATTACCAGACGTACACTCTATCAGACATGATCGAAGTTTGCGGCTTTATTTCGGTGACTGACGTCGGTTCCCCCATGGCCGTCAGTCGTCACTTGGTTCTGCCAGCTAGCGCCAACAAAGAACACTTAACACTCTCAACGGAGATAGACCTGACGGACGACGACGCCACCGACGAAGGGAAGATTCCCTCGTTCTGCGTGCTCCTACACGGCGCCCTCAAGGTCGAAAACATGGCGGCCTTGGTCACCCTAGCTGAAAATTGGTTCGGGTTTGTTTATTCTTGGGCCGACTCGAAAAAGAAGTCCAACTTGATGTTGACGATTCTGACACCCGGATCCGACGCTGTTCCGTGGCTCGGTGACTTGATCAATTTGGGCCCGTCGGACTCGCCACCGGAACAAGTGGGTGCGTTTCCCGTGCGACCCCAAGACAAAAGGAGTTACTCTCAAAATGGAGTCGTGTGGATCAGACAGGCCGGCCTTCAGAGCGACATACAGAAGATCTTGCGGCACGCGAGGAAGTTGCCAGAGAAGACCCAACAGTTTTATAAGGTGGGTAACGCCAGTTCAGGTTTTGGTTTAATTTTGTGCTGTTGCAGGAACTGAACAGGCTCCGAAAAGCTGCGATTTCGTTGGGGTTTTTGGACCTTCTCAATGGTTTGGCGTACATCTTCGAGCAAGAGTGCATGCAACTCCCAGGCAGTGCTCATCCGGATTGCGCTTTGCAACTCCAACATGCCGCAGAAGTGTTGAGGAAGACACAAAATCGTGATATCAAATTTGTTGTTGCGCCTTTACAGACCAATTACAACAGCTCGTAATTTCTCATTGTTTTATTCTTTAATCttacaacaaacaaaaatcttACTCTTAACTAAGTATGGAAATTTTGGCAGGATAAGAAGACACAATAGACCTCTTAACGTACTGCCGCTGTAATGTAACATTGCAAGATACGTGATGTTTGATTTGTTTAAGTAATTGTTGTACAAAGGGGGCATTTTGAAGTTGTTAATGTTGTTTTTGTCGAAAGAGTGCGAAATTATGTGAATAAAATGAAAGAATTGTCTTTGGAAGgacgttaaaaaatacaaagtggTCAACGTTATTCCAAAAATTAGTAGTTTTCGGATTTCACACATTTTCTTCGTTAGAATATTTTCAATGTCGCTTTTAGACGTTTGACTTAATTTTACTGTCAAGACGATAAGAGTGAGAAAGAGTAACAGCACTGGTAAGACGATTTTAAATATCAGTAACGAATATTGTAAAACTTGTCCATAATAAATGTCTATAACTGCGCAAAGTGTGCAGTTCTCTTTGAGTTTGAGGGTCGAGGAGAGCGTAAAGTTGGGAATGCTCAACGACAAACTCACAATCCATATAAAAATGGTCGGGAAAACAATCGAAATGTCATCCTTCCGTTTCCTGTAGTCTATGGTAACTAGTCGATTGGTATTGTCTTGCTTTGCCACGAGACACTCGTTCGAATCGTCTCTGCTGCTGTTGCAAGATGTTAGGGGGTTCttgttgtttttctttatttccaTTTCGTGCAAATTCCAGAGGGAAATCACGTGAAAATTGAAACATATCAGCAGGTAAACTATCAGAGTGTTGACCAAAACTTCCATTCCTTTGAAGAAGGGACAAAAATCTGTCGAAAAGTACCACGTTCGCTGGTTTAACGTCAGGATTTCATTAACTGCAACGTAGCAAGAACCCATATCCACCAAGGATATTTGCAGTATCAAAGACAGAATTCCTGGAAATAgaaatcaatttttcaaaaaattatacacgTGTGTGGtgtttatgtaattacatGATAGAGGTAGGTTCTAATGACCGTCAATTAAGGGAGATTATAGCAATTAGTCTACTTTTTTCAAGCTCAAGATACGCTTGGTTCAACAAAGCAACAAGATGTAATTAAATAGATACACAAGAAGCAGATTGGAGATTTccataaatctattaaaatatATGTCTTGTCAATATCAAAAGAATTTTAACCACAAATAAAATTCGTCTGGCTACTTGTTAATGCAGTGTTTGTGTGTTAAGGTTCGTAAAAGAACAAAGAGTGTGCATAATTACCATTTCTCCTGCTCCTTATTAGCGCTAAAGTATGCAACAGATTTATTATGCCGCCAGAGGCCAACAGTGTGAAATAAACAATGATGAGCCATTGTGGTTCTTGCCACTTTCCTAACGTGTCCGTACCATGATCACTTCCATTTGTTGCATTACTGGAAATTGCCGCACTTTCATCTTGTCCCTCATACTGAttcaaattcattttaaaataacgttcgTGGTGCCACTCTTACAACACTTCTTCGAGTCATGACGAAGACTGGCGGCTATTGTAGGGAGAACGCATGATGAATAATAGTTAAGTGTCTGTACAAAAAGAGCAAAACTATCGAGAAGGGGACATGATATACACCGCACATGTCTTGGATCGCATTTGTGACGTTATTCTTAGAAGTCTTGGGCTTTCACGACCCTGCGGAGCCTGTTCAACGAGGTTCGTCCAGTGGCGTGCCGGTACCGATGTCGAGAGCGCTTTGAGATATTTTATTCCCTCATTCAGTAGATTTTTCTACTTACGGGACCCTAATTACgcgataattaattaataggaTCGTATGTTGTTTTCGTTACAAGattttcgtgttttttttaaagatttatCACAAATGGAACGCCActgaaatcaaaataaataagtcgAGAGTATCAACTTTACTGCGGTGCATCGAAAATAAGCGCGGCTGACAACACAGATGCTCCCAATTTAATTGGAAAATTACGAACCTTTGTAGTGTCGTTAATTACATTGTTAGTGTAGCCGACACTAAAACAATCGAGTGCCGACTTCAttcaaatttaacattttaatgtAGGTACACTTAAGCAGAATACTGTGAGCACATAATTATATGTATATGTAAATGATGAGATGTACCTAATATGTTAATTTACAGATAGGGTAAGGTTTGAGAGGAAACCCTTTCCGCAAgccatttatttttatgtgtATTCTCTTTAACATATGTACACCTGCATAGTtaggacattaaaaaattattacgatTAAATAATATAAGTAAGGTAAAAAAAtggattaaaaattataataagtaggtacaaataaattaataaaacttttatagTTCTAATGAAAgtattacaaatattttaaaattagtttcatgATACGCAAAAATTATTAAGCAGTGGTGAAGAGAAAGTATACAATTATGGTTTGAGGTTTCTCAAGCTTtttcacataaaaataaactaaaagtTTACACAAGCAACATATGTGGAACACAACGTGTACAACTTTTGTTCTTTGAATATGAGAAGTAGAGAAGTTAACAAATGTGTACGAAATTCTCACATCTCCCTTGCTTAGTCTGGACGCTCGGTTCGGAGGGCACCTGCTTGAAGTGGTTGGTGTCATAATAACGTCCCATTCGATAGGACGTACCCGCCTAACCCCGCATTATCACCTCGTTTTGTTTATGTTACATCGTGCTGAGGGTGAAAAGGAATTTTAGTGGAGACTTTAGAATCATATGTTACTAAGAGAGCACGTCTCATTTACTTATACTCATCTGAATTGTTTACTACTTTTTGATATATTAATAAACTTTATAATTATtggaatttaaatatttcttacaaaatcagaagtgggatttaAGGAATCCATAATTGCCTACTTAACGCTTGTGCAAGAGTAAACGTTGTGAGTGTACTTGTGTAAGCTGTGTTTGTGTTGTGTTATTGCACCATGAATTCTACCACCCCTCGGATTAATGCCTAAACCAGAAGACACTGTACTCCGTAGTCCAGGTGATGGTTGTAAATGACGAAAAAGTTTTCATGATCGGTGATCGAGATGTTTGTATTTGTCAAACGTCATGCTTTTAAAAATCGGCACCACAAAATGATGGTGATGACTGATGACATCACGCATGAAGACAAGGTCAAGTGCGAACAACCCCTAGTTGGATTTACTGATCGAATTTCGACCTTCATGGCCACGATGGGCAGCACCGATACCGCAAAGCTGGACATAAAATTGGCCACGCAGGAACCCATTGTTTGCAACCCGTATCGGATGTTACTGCATAAAAAAAGAAGCGATTCCACATGGTATTGTTGATGATTTGTTGATTAATGGGATTATTGCAGAGTCCACCTCGGCATACGCCAGTCCagttcttcaaaaaaaaaaaaaagatttcggAGACTACAGAAATATGTGCGTCGATTGCAGACGATACAGTTAAAGATAAGTATCCACTCCCGCTCGTCGAAGACCAGCTTGATTATCTCGGTGGCGACGGGAAAGGTGGTGAGTTTATTAAGTATTTTAGGGCGCTTGACATGTTCCCAGGGTTCTATCAAGTCAAGTGTCGGTCGACAAAGTcacaattaataaaactgtctTCATTATACCCGATGCAATTTACGAATTTTTATGCATACCCTCCGGACGGTAGTTCGCcgtcggttttttttttgtgattaatGAATAAATGCGGTAGCACTTTCTAACATACATGACAACAGTTGAGGAAGGTCTACACCGGTTACGGTTAGTTATTGAGCCCCTACGCAAGCATAATATTTCGTTACGAGTTACGACTAAGTAAATGTTCGTGTTTTTTTGCACTAGGATAGATTGTTTAGATCGTGAGGTTAGTGCCGACGAAATTAGGCCGGAAAAGTGCTAAGATTGTGACCATTTCAAACGTGGCACCTTCTAGGACTATTATTAAGCAAATACGTCAATTTGTTGATTTGGGAGGCTACTTTAGGAAATTTATGCAGAACTTCTCGAAGGTTGTTGTGACCAGACTAACGCGTGTTACTGGTATTTTCAAAGACGTGATTGAatcttaatattttattatatagGATGACCAGAAGTCAACATGACAAAAGAGGACAAACAAGGCAAAAAAGgacgatttttattaaaaaaggaTGACAATTagtgaacaaaaataaaaatatagatATTAAAGGTCCAATTCATAAGTCATAAGTCATAACATTTGAGTGAAGTAGTAcctattgtatttttttataatactcTATAACAATAACATTAGCACACTAGCACTTTTCCCGCTGACGATAAATACGTAAAAGGCCTACCTAAAAGACTAAATTGcctatttaattttaagccTGCGAATTTTGACGGCCATCTTGAGTccagtaagtaagtaagtttTGAGTACGATTCAAGAGTAAAAAAGCCGGACGTAAGAAAAAGCTGGCCGGATTTTTGGTCAAAAAGTAGGACATGTCCGGCTTTATCCGGACGTCTGGTCACCCTTATAATAACTAATGAATGTAAGGAAATGGAGAAAAATTATCATTGTTAGTGTGATTCTTATTGTCGACAGTCTAAAGTAAAgagagtaaaaaaaacaaaattaaatagaccctaattttaatttataatggTTCAGAGTGATTATCTTAGTGTAAAGTTAACTCTGTGAGTGAAAACTCCAAATTCTATGTTTACAAAAATGAGTAATTAATTACATTCTAACAAGACATTAAACGGAGAACAaggaattttgatttatttgtcCTTATTGGACCTACAATATAATCAATGAGAAAATGAAGACACACAAGCTTGTATCATGTGATATGTGAATGtgatgaattaattaattaaaaatgagaaaatatAGCTTAATATTAGTGTGAGAACACGCGTAATGTTTTGGGGCCCTGACAGTAGTGTGCTTTTAAACGAGTCAAAACGCTAGACCGGTACTAGCGGTGTTAAAATCGTCGTTACCGACCGAATTACGAGTTCATGCTGATTCAAGTTCGCTACATGATAGAGCGATGTTGTTGATGTTGTTATTACGAACGCACCTAGGAGGAGTGCAAAAAGTTGTAGTATATTTTAGTAAACAAACCACAGTTGTACCAGCGGTAGTACCATTTAtatgaattcaaaattatggCCGTCGTTTGTGTTCTGCAGCATTTTTAAGTACATTTATTAGGTTTACAATTTACAGTGGCAACAGACTGCAATGTCATGagaatattttccaaaaaaaaaaaatgggtttaATGCCGCAAGTTGGCAGATGATGGCTCCAAGTACAGGAGTTCACCTTTGAAATTAAGTACAAACTGAGATCACGCATGCCCCGTGTGGATGCACTCAGTGACTTCCCTGTCACGGTTGATATCAACAAAATTGACATTACTGAAGGCAACTGGATACTATCGGTTCAATTGCAAAATGATAAGTGAACTACGGTCCGTAAAATTTTCAGAGATGAAGCAGTATTTCCAGTTAAAAACCCAAAAGTTTATCGAAAGTCAGCAGGCAAAAATGGGAAGTACCCTCTGCTGTGAGATGGCAAATAGTTATGATGTCATGTTATGATCACGTTGTGTGCCATGTATGTTATGATCATGTTTTGTGTAATGTATGTTATGATCATGTTATGTGTCATGATCGGACGTGCTACTTGGGCATTGAAGACACTGCGACGTGTCAAGGTGCATTACTGCTTTACTAAGATGAGATGCTTTGCTGCGAAACATGTTGAAGCATGTTTAAATTGTGTTTACTGTGGGGATTGCCCTGACGGGAAGCAAGGTGGAATTACATTTCATTGGGAACACGCCGATGTCTTTCCATAAGTTGTATTCAGATCATGTTGGTTCCTTTTGACACTAGTAGTCAGAGCTGCTTACAAAGTTACAGAACCTGTCAAATTGAGTAACGTGAAACCTGTCGTGTATTTGGGTATCATGTAAGacataatgtttattttggaGTCCCCAGTCGTGGTAGTACATTTACATCCCGAACTTTTAAGATTTTTCTGAAATATAATGCAATTTGACATGTATTAAATGCAAGTTACGTGCGAATATTGTAGTAAGACTATTGTTACAATGTTAGCTACAAGGAGTGTCGAAGCTGAGGGAGAATTTTGGGACActcatgtaaaaaaaatgtacagagTGCGTTGGATACGGCATTCAACAAAGGTATCAATAGTACTCCAGTTAAAGCTCTCTTAGGGTTACCAAGTTAAGCCAATGGCTGAGGTCAAGTTGTTGAACTCCTTACAAGACACAATCGACAGGGTGGCTCTCGAGGAATTGAGAGAATGTATCATAGCAGACGATCAGCGCCAACAGAAGGAACGGTACGACAAGATTCGACCTGAGGCTGAGCGATATCAAACATGAAGTTGAGGATCTAAGAGAGGGACAGCATAATCAAAAACAAACGGTTGTGGCTGTTGATAAGATGAAACGTTGGAGCTTTAATGTAAGTTGAAATTACTGTATGATAATTACCAAGCTTCGAAGGTCAACAGACACAAGGCGACGAAAATAATGTCCGAGACCTGGCCAGTCTGCACATTATTGGAATAAAGATGTGGTTGACGAAGTCTGAAATACGTTTAAAGTTGAGTTAGTTGCAAAAGTTGCAAGGTCAACAGACACAAGACGCGGAAGATAATGCCGAGACATGTAGTCTGCCATTATTGGAGTCAAGGTGTGATTGACGAGGTTTAAAGTAAAGTTAGTTGCAAAAGTTGCAAGGTCAACAGACACAAGACGCGGAAGATAATGCCGAGACATGTAGTCTGCCATTATTGGAGTCAAGGTGTGATTGACGAGGTTTAAAGTAAAGTTAGTTGCAAAAGTTGCAAGGTCAACAGACACAAGACATGGAAGATAATGCCGAGACTTATGTAGTCTGCCATTATTGGAGTCAAGGTGTGATTGACGAAGTTTAAAGTAAAGTTAGTTGCAAAAGTTGCAAGGTCAACAGACACAAGACATGGAAGATAATGCCGAGACTTGTGTAGTCTGCCATTATTGGAGTCAAGGTGTGATTGACGAAGCCTAAAGAGGCTTAAAGTTAGTTGATGCCTGACAGGCGCTCAAGGTTAGTTGAGGTCTGAAGGGATGTCAAGTATGAGAGACGCTCAAGGTCAGTTGAGGTCTGAGAGTTCCAGATGGGTAGTCAGTTTTACTAACAAATGCAAAAGCTTCCATTTCAaagtctaataataattatttgtttggACAGGTAAACGAGTGGCAACGACGAGTAGTATGAGGACATCCTACAGTCAGGATGGTCGAGTGTACGAAATTCTCACATCTCCCTTGCTTAGTCTGGACGCTCGGTTCGGAGGGCACCTGCTTGAAGTGGTTGGTGTCATAATAACGTCCCATTCGATAGGACGTACCCGCCTAACCCCGCATTATCACCTCGTTTTGTTTATGTTACATCGTGCTGAGGGTGAAAAGGAATTTTAGTGGAGAGTTTAGAATCATATGTTACTAAGAGAGCACGTCTCATTTACTTATACTCATCTGAATTGTTTACTACTTTTTGATATATTAATAAACTTTATAATTATtggaatttaaatatttcttacaaatgtttgtgtattttttcGTTTGTTAAATAGTTCATGTACGTTTCAGCTGCTTGACCATCGTATACAGAGCGTCCCCGAATTGACACGTCAGTAATAACTGCTCTTCcatttatttggattttacaagatttttttttgaaaatcctATAGTGTTAATTACAGCACTagtattgttaattaattatgcaAGTAAACCATTCAGTGAACTGTTGTTTACActgcaacaaaattaatattaatgaacaaataatttcaatatttatttagtaCATTGTACAAAGCCGTC contains these protein-coding regions:
- the IntS14 gene encoding integrator complex subunit 14 — translated: MPTVLLLDVSLSMTRPVQVGENSETTRKHLAVLGINAFLDQLSIHSKLEFISLMAFSSLYEEKCAFTRDYNLIKNELQNIDDYDKTCIETALHGVNQMVLSEWGNNTACQIILITDGSTGLGPMSLKESFATINQRSATNPFPVPFSFPAKLHIVCVAPPTDPNLVKSKPLYQRLVDLTGYDGSISVPDNPLNETTVVNMFQRLAEEMYTSFKGTLKCGNLESKVILSPAPVPYTKITDFDYQTYTLSDMIEVCGFISVTDVGSPMAVSRHLVLPASANKEHLTLSTEIDLTDDDATDEGKIPSFCVLLHGALKVENMAALVTLAENWFGFVYSWADSKKKSNLMLTILTPGSDAVPWLGDLINLGPSDSPPEQVGAFPVRPQDKRSYSQNGVVWIRQAGLQSDIQKILRHARKLPEKTQQFYKELNRLRKAAISLGFLDLLNGLAYIFEQECMQLPGSAHPDCALQLQHAAEVLRKTQNRDIKFVVAPLQTNYNSS
- the LOC138125027 gene encoding uncharacterized protein, whose amino-acid sequence is MNLNQYEGQDESAAISSNATNGSDHGTDTLGKWQEPQWLIIVYFTLLASGGIINLLHTLALIRSRRNGILSLILQISLVDMGSCYVAVNEILTLNQRTWYFSTDFCPFFKGMEVLVNTLIVYLLICFNFHVISLWNLHEMEIKKNNKNPLTSCNSSRDDSNECLVAKQDNTNRLVTIDYRKRKDDISIVFPTIFIWIVSLSLSIPNFTLSSTLKLKENCTLCAVIDIYYGQVLQYSLLIFKIVLPVLLLFLTLIVLTVKLSQTSKSDIENILTKKMCEIRKLLIFGITLTTLYFLTSFQRQFFHFIHIISHSFDKNNINNFKMPPLYNNYLNKSNITYLAMLHYSGSTLRGLLCLLILPKFPYLVKSKIFVCCKIKE